A window of the Henckelia pumila isolate YLH828 chromosome 3, ASM3356847v2, whole genome shotgun sequence genome harbors these coding sequences:
- the LOC140889491 gene encoding uncharacterized protein, which translates to MARLYVQEVVRLHGISLSIVSDRDPSYHRSIDMAPFKALYRRRCRTPLFWDEVGERQVEGPQMIQQMTDAVEMIREHVFLRVSPFRKVMRFGLKGKLSPRFIGPLEILDKVGDVAYRLALPSYFSSIHDEFHVSLLRQYVADESHILHPIEVKLDQDLSYVERPLRIFDRKDKVLRNKSIPLMKVQWQRRGTEEATWELESRMRAEHP; encoded by the exons ATGGCACGTCTATACGTGCAAGAAGTTGTTCGTTTGCATGGAATTTCGTTGAGTATTGTCagcgacagagatccgag ttaccatcgcagcattgaCATGGCACCATTCAAGGCTTTATACAGACGCCgctgtcgtacacctttgttttgggatgaagttGGCGAACGTCAAGTCGAAGGTccacagatgattcagcagatgaccgaTGCAGTGGAGATGATCC gagagcaTGTGTTCctgcgagtgtcaccttttcggaaggtgatgagatttggactcAAAGGCAAATTGTCgccaagatttattggtccgttaGAGATTCTTGACAAggttggagacgtggcttaCCGTTTAGCTTTGCCatcatatttttccagtatccATGATGAGTTTCACGTGTcattgttgaggcagtatgtggcagatgagtcgcaCATCTTGCATCCGATTGAGGTTAAATTGGATCAGGATTTGTCCTACGTGGAGAGACCTCTCAGGATttttgacaggaaggacaaggtgcttcgcAACAAGAGCATACCTCTAATGAAGGTGCAGTGGCAGCGTAGGGGaactgaagaagcaacttgggagctaGAGAGCCGGATGCGAGCCGAACATCCATag